The DNA region GAGAACCAGCTTTCCTGATTGTATTCTCGACATTTCGAGCAGGCTGGTAATAATGTTATGCAATCGGTCTACCTGCCGGGCCGACTTACTTACCATCGAATGGATTTTTGGGTTAACATCTGCCGGAAGCAGGCGCAATATGGCTTGGTTATACCCCTTTATTGTGGTTAGCGGCGTTTTGAGTTCGTGGCTCGAAACGGACAGAAAATCATCTTTGCGTACCTCCGATGCACGGATTTCGGTTATATCCTCAATAGCAAGTAAAATGCGGTCTTTAAAGTCGCCCTCCAACTCAATCCGGTGTGCATTTAAAAGCATCAGTTTGCGCCCAATGTGCGGAAACTCATGGTCTACTTCAAAATCGAGCACCGGATTACTGGTTGGTAAAATTTGTTCAAGCAGCGTCCGGAGCTGTTCAATGTTCCACTGGCCGTTTCCGAGTTCATAAAGCGATCGGCCGATGGTGTCGCGTTGCTCTACCTTAAAGGTTTTCAAAAAAAAGTGATTGGCCGATATCACCTTGAATTCGGGATCGAGCACCAACAACCCCTGCCTGATGGTTTGAATCACACTATCGAGGTACTCGCGGTTCTCGTTCAATTCCCGCGTGCGCTCCTGTATTTTTTGTTCCACCAGATCGCGTTCGTAAATCAGGTTCTCCTCTGCATTTTTTCGCCTGGTGATGTCGTTCTGTACGCCGATAAAATGGGTAATCTGATCCTTTTCTCCTTTAATTGGAGAAATATAAAGCTCGTTCCAAAACAACTCGCCACTTTTGCGGTAGTTGCGAAGTTCAACCGTAATTGGCTCGCCTTTTTGCACCGCTCGTCTAATCGCTCCACGGGCCTCCTGGTCTCGCTCATTTCCCTGCAGAAACCTGCAATTGCGACCAATTACCTCTTCTCTGGAATAGCCCGACAATTTTTCAAATGCCTTGTTGCAATAGATAATCGGATTGTCGAATTGTGTATTATCGGTAATAATGATGCCCGAGATGGAAGAATCAAGGGCCGCCTTGAGGAGCTTTATATTTGCTGGATCATTACCTGAAACAGGAAGATCCGAGGGATTTGTCATGTTTAAATCGATTTATCAGTTAGACGCAGATTGCAAAGATAGAATAACCCGTAAACAAGCAGAATGTTTGAAGTGTATGCTATTTATCTTGACTGAGATTGCTTCAACCGATTAAAAATCGATTTCGTTACAAAGTAGCCCTTTGGAGCAAAGACGGAAATTGACAAGCTTAACTTAATAGTATTGATCTCCTGTCGTATGGACACATCTCCTTTCGACCGTTCGTCATTCCCACGCAGGTGGGAATCGTAATGCAAGGCCACGATTTTTGCGCATTAGGTCCCCTACCGATTGCTATCAATGTTTTTTGTTTTTTCCTTAACTAAATAACATTGAGCGGGCGCCCCGCCAGCCGACATAGAACTACCTAGACTCCCGAAACATACACTACTTTAGCATCACCTTTTTCCCGGTTTTGGCCGATGTTTTAGCGGCTTCCAGTATTTTCACTACAATGAGGTTGTTTTGATAAGAAGACAGATCGTTCACGGGTGTGATTTCTTTTTTAAGTATGGCTGCCAGATAACCCAAACTGCTGCCGTACGCAGCAGGGAGCGGCTTTGCCTTAGAAAGCGTATACTCCGGTTTGGCATTCCCTCTAAACCGAAGGTCGTGCTCATTAACCGCTTGCAGGTAACCGTTATCTCCAAAAACCTCCATATCCTTAATGCTAAAAGGCCAGTTCCATGAGGCTTCGATAATGCCTGTTGCGTCGGCATATTCCAATAAAATAGTGGCGTCATCATCAACTTTCGGGTATTTATCGGGCTTTATCTGGTGGGTAATTGCCGAAACCGAAATCGGTGCTTTTCCATCCATTAGCCAGGTCATTAAATTGGCACCATAACAGCCAAAATCGACCAATGCGCCGCCACCATTTTTTTCAGGATCGGTGAGCCAGCTGAGAAACGACTGGCTCACGCCAATTTCTGCTGGACCCTGATGACCGTCATGTACTATCATTTTGCGCACTTCGCCGATGCTTTTTTGTTCTTTTATCAATCGAAATGCCTCCTGATTGGTCGCGTACCAGGTGGTTTCGTAATTGGTAAGCACATTAATATGGTACTGCGCTGCAAGCTGCCCCATTCGTTCGGCCTGTTTTACCGTAACTGCCAAAGGCTTTTCTACCATCACCGAAATACCCAATGGGGCCGCGGCTTCAACCACTGCCAAATGTTCGCTAATGGGATTGTAGGCCAGCACCGCATCGGGCTTTACTTTTTTGAGCAAACCTGGCAGGTCATTATAAAATAATTGTGCGGGAATTTGATAGCGCTTTTTAAAACGGGCCACCAATTGCGTGTCGCGTTCGGCAATGCCCACAATATTCACCTCACCTTTTTGGTAACTGTTCATAATCAGGTAAACATGATCGTGGCTCAGGCCAGCAATGGCAACGTTTAGCTTGGTTTGGGCATTAGTAACAGCATGGAGCGATAACGCCATAAATAGCGCTAATGCAATTTTTTTTGAGGTCGGTTTTTTGGCCATTGTTGAGTAAGTAAAGGGATTGATAAAAATAAGGTAAAGTTAAAACAGGGCAATGATTTAAGCTATTGCCCGGGTTGTTAACAAAAATGCTGCAGCGAAGTTTGCGGTGGCGCTCAAAAGGTAGGTACTGCCGCAATTTGGCTCATTAGCAAATATTAACTCAGTTTGGTCCTTACCCGCTCTAAAAGCCTTTTTGTAGCCATTATGCCTTCTTTTTCGGTTAATGAGTTTCCTTCCCACTCAATCCCTACAATTCCCCTGAAACCAGAATCTTTGATCATTTTAAACAAGCGCATGTAATCCATATCCGCCTCGTTCCCATCCTGATCAAACCTGAACGTTTTGGCACTGATGCCCTTTGCATAGGGAAGTAATTCGCCTACGCCTTTGTATAAATCGTAAGTTTCATTTTCGCTGATCTTAAAATTCCCAAAGTCAGGCAGCGTACCGCAATAATTGCTTCCAACACCATCCATCACACTGGCGAGCCACGCACCGTTAGAAGAATAGCCACCATGGTTTTCTACTATAACGCTGATGTTTTGCGCTTTGGCGTAACTCACCAGCTTGCTTAGCCCATCTATTACAGCTTCCTTTACCTCGTTCATACTCCCCTTGCCACTGGCATTTACCCGAATTTTATCGCAACCCAAAAATTTGGCTACATTTACCCATTTAAAATGATTTTCAACCGCTTTAGCTCTCCTGGTCTTATCAATATCTCCCAAATCCCCTTCCCTGTCAACCATAATTAAGTGGTTTTGCACCCCCAAATCATCGGTCCTCGTTTTCAGTTCCTTTAAGTAAGCAGAATCAGTTTCCTTACCGTCGAAAAAGACACTCACATACTCTACAATAGAAATATCGAACTCCTTTTTGGCCAGCGCCGGGAAATCCATGTTCGTCATTTTTTTACTAAACAGCGAAGCTTGCAGCGACCACTCGGCCAGCGAAATCTTAAACAGGTCTTTTTTATCCTTACCGTAGCTCAATAATGGCATTGCACCAGAAAAAGCACAAAGCAAGCCCGAAAGGCCGCATAATTCTATAAAATCTCGTCTGTTCTGTTTCATTGTAAGTTGATTAATGGTGTTGAGCCCGGCAAGTGTTGCTCAACAGGCTGACTTGAGGGACTGGGTTATAAATTTAATTTGGTTAGTTGATGTTTCATCAAGGTCACACCATGTGATAAAACCTGATCGTGCTATTGATCACTCCTTAAAACTAGCTAATAAAATCGTGTTGGCAAAACGTTTTTTTAAAGGCAATGATTTAGTTACGCAGCTCGCAGTTTACGGCATTGGTTGCCGAAATGGCGTTTGGCCGAAAAATGTCTCATGAGAAAAATCGATAAACTTACCGCAGGGTTTGCAGATTTTAGCAAAGCTGGTGTCACCGATGGTTTGCTAAAAAAATCATACTTTGTGCCTGGGCATAAATTTATTGATGGATTGCTTATATTGACCTGGCTACATCGGCAGATTAGATTAAATCTGAAGCATCGACATTGAAAAATTCGTCAGAAGGCGGCGAAATCGTAAAAACTTCTGGCTTTTTTTCAGCTTAAAAAACCAAAACCTACAATCACCAAAACATCAAACGATATAAATGAATATAAAAGTGATTACTCAAAAAGGACTGAAGTCTGTTTCTGTTCTGTATTTCAAAATCGTTAGCAGCATTGCCTTTATTCCGGCGGTAGTAGCCCTGTTGTTTCTTATACTTTCGTTAGTTATGGTACAATTCGACTATTCTGATGCAGGGAAGGCCATTAAAGCAAACGCCCACTGGCTTACGCTGAAAGATGCGAGTACGGCAAGGAGCATTATTTCGACCATAACCGGCGGAATTATATCGCTTACGGTGTTTAGTTTTAGTATGGTGATGATTTTGTTAAACCAGGCCGCGTCGCAAATGAGCAACCGGATTCTGGATAAACTCATCGGAAACCGCTTTCAGCAAATTGTGCTCGGTTTTTATATCGGCACCATTGTATACGCCTTGTTTTTAATGAGCACCATTCGCGATATTGATTCAGGGGTTTATGTGCCCGCCATTAGCACCTATCTGCTCATCAGCTTCACCGTGATCGATATTTTCCTTTTTATCTATTTTTTGCACTATGTTACCCAGTCTGTAAAATATGAAACCATCATCCATCAGATTTCCGACACTACCCAGCGGGCATTGGAAAAAAACTGGCAGTTTTCTACAGTAACACAAACCTGTACGCTTACGGCGAGCGGGCTCAACCTGCCCGCCAACAAATCGGGCGTTTATCAGGGTTTTATGGAAAAACCGCTACTGGCCCTCTGCAAAAGAGAAAACCTTATACTCAGCATCGATGTGCCTACAGGAACATCATTAATTGAAGGCACTCCATTTATCAGGTTTTTAAATGTGCAAAGTGTTTCGCGTGACGTAAAGGACCAAATAAACGGTACGATCAACATTCACGGCGGGCAGAGCATAGCCAACAACTACTTTTATGGATTACGCCAGTTAACGGAGGTGGCGCTAAAGGCGCTGAGCCCGGGAATTAACGATCCCGGAACGGCAATTTTAAGCCTTCAGGCACTGGGCCAGTTACTCGCTTTCAGGGCACTACACTACCCGGGCAACACACTTCAGGATGATGAAAAAACGACCAGAATTTTTATCCGTGAAAGAACCTTTGAAGAAATTTTTGAAGACTGTATTTTTCCAATTTGGGATTATGGAAAAAAGGATCGCATGCTGATCAATGCCTTGCACCATGTTCTTTCACAGCTAAACCAAAGCACCCCGCGGGCGGTTATAAAAAATTTGTTGGCGCAGGTTGAAAAATCGAAAACACAGATGGACTGATGCCACCGGGCAGAAACGCTATTGGCCGTGTCCCCATTTGCTGTTTAGTTAAGCTAGCCGCCTGTCAGGCTGAGCCTGTCGAAGCCCGTCTAATTGCCCTTCGACCACTTGTCCCGATTTCTCGGGAAACTCAGGGTGACAATGTTTTTTAGTTTTATCCTTAACTAAATGCTATTGGCCGTGTCCCTATCTGCCGATATAGGCTATTGCGTGAGGACACCCAAGGGTGGAAAAAATTTAGACACCCACTGACGCTAGCACCAACATTCGTACTCCAAAAAGTGCTTAATAACTCCGAAAAGGGCTTTACAAAGGTCGCCAGCTTACCGCATTGAAACAAAACGAAAACTTAGTAACGGTGTTCATGGTTGTGTACCTATGAATATTGGCATTATAGCGCATCTCAAACACCCGATTAAAAAACCTTTTATGGGTGGCCTTGAGGCTTTCACCTACGAAATTACAAAACGATTGGCCGCTAAAGGTCACCAGGTTACACTTTATGCAAGTGAACACTCAGATCCAGACTTGAACGTTTCGGTTATTCTGAGTGATATCGATTACGACCGCGAAACTTTTAGCAGGTTTCGTTCGCACGAGCTTAGCGAAGATTTTATTTCTACCCACCATGCCTACCTGGAGCTGATGCAGGATATTGATGGCAAAGAACACGATGTAATATTCAACAACAGCTTAAACTACGTTCCGGTAACCATGGCTACGCTTATCGAAACGCCTATGGTTACGGTGTTGCACACGCCACCCATTTTTGAACTGAAAAGGGCAATGTCTCACGAGCGGAAAACGGGGAAAGTAAGGTATGTTAGTGTATCCAACTCGAATGCAATAGCCTGGCAGCCCTACCTTAACGCTTGCGAGGTAATTACAAATGGTGTAGACGTAGGCAGCTGGAAATATATCGATCGGCCTTCGGGCGATTATGTGATTTGGTTTGGCCGTATCCATCCTGATAAAGGCACTCACATTGCCATTCAGGCCGCGAAAATTGCGGGTTACAAAATCAAAGTTGCAGGCAGCATCGCCGATCATCATTACTACCAAACTTATGTTGAACCTTTATTGGATGACAATGTAGCGCTTTTGGGCAATTGCGATCACGAAGAACTGAATTTACTAATCGGCAATGCACTATGCTCGGTCATTACCCCTTGTTGGGAAGAACCTTTTGGGCTGGTAGTTGCCGAAAGCCTGGCCTGCGGCACGCCTGTTGCGGGCATTGCAAAAGGTGCGCTGCCTTACCTCGTTAATGCGCAAACGGGTTGCTTAACCAGCAGCACCAACCCATCAGAACTGGCCGAATGCATTAACAGTGCCATTCACCTGCAAAGAGAAAACTGCAGAACGTATGCTGAAAAGATGCTGAATATTGAACGGACAACAGCGGCCTACGAGAAGATACTGATGGACACTATTGAACAGCAAAAAAATGTTTCCGTGTTGTAATATTGCTTTTTACGTTCATCACCACGGCGCAGGGCACATGATGCGCACACTTGCCATTGCAAAAATGCTTCCGGGCTTTGGCATAACCCTTATGGGTAGTAACCTTAAGGCTTATGCAGATCGTATTCCGCCAGAGTATAACATGGTAAATTTGCCGATGGATACACCGGAAGATGATGACCTGGATTTTAAACCTCTTGACCCGCAAGGCTTACATTATGCACCACTAAATATCAGGCGGCAGCGGGAACGGGTAAACCTAATGACAGATTTTTTTAAAAGCACTTTCCCTTTGCTGCTGGTGGTCGATGTTTCGGTAGAAGTGGCCATGTTGGCTACACTTTGCGGTGTTCCCTTTATTACGGTGAAACAACATGGAAACAGGAACGATTTACCGCATTTGCAGGCTTACCATAATGCCGTTGGCCTGCTTGCACCTTACCCTGAAAAAATGAAAGACAACGATGCGCCCTGGATCTTAGCGAAAACATTTTTTGCGGGGGGCATATCCCGTTATCAACCTCAGCCCGACGAAGCTAAGTTAACCAATAAGCAAATTGCCATTGTGATTGGCCGCGGAGGCACAAGCATTAATATCCCGTTTATACAACACCTTGCCAAAACCTGTGCAGAATGGCATTTTAACATCCTTGGAAATTTGGAGCTCACTGAACACGATTATAAGAACGTTAGTTTTTTGGGCAATGTAACCGATCCGAAAGCCATACTGGCCCGGTGCGCTATAGTTATTGGCAACGCAGGCCACAACACGGTTATGGAAGTAGCGGCGTTGAGCAAGCGATTTATTGTCATACCGGAAGAGCGCCCTTTTGATGAGCAAGTGGTTAAGGCCGAAATTTTACGGAAGCTGAATTTGGCAGCTATTGTTCGTACCGATGAGCTATTCAGCACCTGTTGGCATGATTTGTTTGTTGATACAATTGGGCTAAAACCCGATTGGAGCGCCATTGTTGGATGGGATGCGGCAAGCGAAGCGGCAAACTATATTAAACGAACCTATTATTCTACGTTCAAAAACTCAACGCTCTTTTAAAGCAGCGGCTATTTCATCGGCACCGGGGAGCCGTAAAATCTGTAACTGCCCATTTTCAAAACAGGTATAGCCCATTGCACAAAACTTCTTCAACCAGCCCTCCATTGGCCAGGTTTGCCATTTAGCGTTAAATTTAATGGCGTTTTTTACAATAGCTTCGAGGTGGTTCAGCGGTGGATCGTAGCTCGGATGGTATTGATGATAGGCCATGGCATTGATGGTAATGAGCTCAACCTGCTGTTTGTTTGCCGAAAAGCCAAAGTCGGTATCTTCTGCACCGTAGCCAGAAAAATCCTCATCAAAACCGCCAATTTTTGTGTAAGTAGTTTTGGAGCAGCCAAAGTTTAACGACCAGAACAGTTGAAAAGGATATTGATCTACGCCTCCCCTAACGGGATCTGGAATGCCAAACTGCGCCATTACCTGCAACAAATCTGGCTTCTGCATCACAGCTTTTGGCAAATAAGCAACTCGGCCCGAAAAAAGGCTATCGGATGTGTGAAAGGCATGTTCATATTCTTCGAGAAAATCCGCGGCAGGAATACAATCGGCATCTAAAAAAATCATATTATCAAACGATGCTTTTTGTACCGCGAAATTTCGTGCATGGGCAAGAGGCAGGGTATCGCTAGTAGATAGCGTATACTCCTTAACGGGAAACGGATATTCAGCCAGCTCATAAATGGGCTCATTCATGTGTACTATCACCACTTCGGCAGGTAATTTCCTTCCTTCGCTAAGCCCGCGTAACATATTCAAAATGGCCGGCCTGCGCTTGTAAACCAAAGTAAGGAGAGATATTTTCATACGTTGCTAACCATTATTGCCAGAAATAGTTTGATTTGGAGGTTATTTAAGCTACAAGATTTGCGATCTCATTCTGGCTAATGCTGGGTTTCAAATCCAGCGCTAAGGGAGTAATTACTCAATGCCGGGCGAGATTTCCAATCTCGTCCTGATTAATACTGGATTTAAAATCCAGGGCTAGTGGAGTCAGGATTACAAATCCTGACTAGCGCGGGGGCTAACTAGCGGGGCTGCTGGGCGAGATTTCAAATCTCAGCCTGATTAATACTGGATTTCTAATCCAGGGCTAGTGGCATTACAAATCCTGACTAGCGGGGAGCCTAACTAGCGAAGATGCTGGGCGAGATTTCAAATCTCGGCCTAATTAACACTGGATTTCTAATCCAGCGCTAACGGAGGCATTACAAATCCTGACTAGCGCGGGGGCTAACTAGCGAAGATGCTGGGCGAGATTTCAAATCTCGGCCTCAATAATACTGGATTTCAAATCCAGAGCTAGTGGAGTCAGGATTACAAATCCTGACTAGCGGGGGGGCTAACTAGCGAAGACGCTGGGCGAGATTTCAAATCTCAGCCTGATTAATACTGGATTTCTAATCCAGCGCTAGTGGCATTACAAATCCTGACTAGCGGGGATTGTTAGTGCTCAATGCTGGGCGAGATTTCAAATCTCGGCCTTGATAATACTGGATTTAAAATCCAGGGCTGGTGGGGTCAGTTATAAATCCTGACTAGCGGGGAGCCTAACTAGCGCGGATGCTGGGCGAGATTTCAAATCTCGGCCTAATTAATACTGGATTTCAAATCCAGGGCTAGTGGAGTCAGGATTACAAATCCTGACTAGCGCGGGGACTAGCGGGGAGCCTAATTAGCGAAGACGCTGGGCGAGATTTCAAATCTCGGCCTAATTAACACTGGATTTCTAATCCAGCGTTGAACTGAGTGAGGATTTACGAGCCTGCCTAGCGTGGTTGCCTACAACTACGTTAACTCATCTTTTCCCCAATCTGGCAGCCCGAACCCTTCATATTCTTCAATAATTTGCTTTGCAGAGGCCATTTCGGCATCGAGGATAGCCAGTTGATGGTGGAGGGCAACCTGTTGATCGAGGCCGCAAGCTTTAAGTTTATCCAAACACCTCACTTCCAGCACGCCAATAAAAGGGTTGGCACCGGGGCCTTTTAAATTTGTTTTTAATTCATTAAGCAAACGCCAGAGTTTTTGGTTGCAGGCGTAAACCTCTTGCATGCGCAAAAGTTTTTCGTGCACTAGCTCATGCTTGTGTTCTGCACGCTTCTGCTCATAAGCCAGCTTTTTAAGCATAGCCACTAAGGCCTTTTGTTCGTTAAGGCGAATTTTATCGGTCACGCAGATTTCGGCCGGATTTTGCAGCAAAAACTCTATCGTGGTTAACATATTCAGCGATTTGGCATTAAGCTCTCGAGCGCCCTTTTCGTACAAGCTTCCGGTGGCTTTACTGCTGCCAAGCAGCTTCGCCATTTCGGATTGGTTTAAGCCCAGTTGTTCCCTTAATTTTTTCACGCTTTGAAATTTTCATCCAAGTTAATCCTTTTTCGAAACAGAATTGTCAGAAACATTTTTTTGTTTCGTGAAAAATCGTTTCGGGATTGCGAAACACTTTTCTTGGAAACTTTTTTTTGTTTCCAAAAAAAACGTTTCCAACTTCGTTTAAGCGACGACAGGGGCTCTTTTTCGGCGCAGAAATTTCAGCTGGCAAAAAATAGGGAGCATTAATAAAGTAAACTGTTGTTTTGAGCAAGAGATGGCGGTAGTTATAATCATACAAAAAAATGAAACCTATAACTGTTCCTTTAAAAGATATTTTACTACTATTAGGAATATTTATTACCAAAATTATTTTATTATGAATTATTCAGTATCAACATTAACAACGGTTGCGGACTGCGACACCGTGCTGGCTCTCATCGAAAAGGAGAAAAAAGACCTCTCGTTTAAGAAACTTTCGTTAGAACGCCAACAAGAAAACTATGCGAATACAACGGTAGAGGTTACTTCAGAAATTGAGGTACTAACGGTAGAATTGTCGGCGATAAACACCGTGATTGCGACCCTGCCGGATGGCGACACGAAAGACGACAACATCAAAAGACAAAAGAAATTAGAGTACAACCTCTTTTTGTTAAGCAACCGAAAAGCCAACTACGGCGCAATTGCGCTTTTGGAAAAAGAGTTTAGCATTGCACGTGTGATAAAAGAGTTGGAAGAAGCCGACACTTTTGCCGAAACTGTACTGGATCGCAAACTCAGTATGTAATTCCTATTGTAATCTCATTTCGGGGTGTACAACATTTATAAATCAAATTTCCGCTTAAAAATCATTTCCCACACACTCAGCAGAGCAGTTACGTTCTGAAACGAAAGCCGCCATTGCTGAAAACTCCTATCAACATTAATAAGTTTTCAATCAGCGTTTAGCTAACTCTGCATTTGCCACATAGTGGTAACCCTCGCGTTGCGAAAGGTGCTGCAAGAGCGATTCTAACTTTACCCATAAATTAAATTTTTCTATCTCCCACGAGTGGCCCCACAAATGAAAGCAGCCGCCATTTTTGTCAATATCGCATAGATAAAAATCTACTAATTTGAACAAATCACACGTTGGCCCGCTCAAAAGCCAAAAAGCTAAATCGTTTACCCGTGCCCGTTTTATTAAATGCTTTGCGTAGGTTAAGGTAGTGTGCTTGTACATTTGTAGTGTGGTATGGGCTACCAACTGCTGGCTGCTTGTTGATAGCAGTTGTGTAGATCGAATGGTTTTAAAACCTGCATGGCTAACCGCACGCAACACGGTATTGTTAAAGGCCCCAAACGGCGGGCAAAATGATACCGGCTTTTGCCCAACAACGGCCGTTAGCCAGTTATAACATCCATCAATTTGTTCTTTAAGTGCATTGCCGTTTAGCCTGGTTAAATTAACATGGTTTAAGGTATGGCCACCAATTTCGAATGTTTTGCTCAGTAAATGCACGTCATGCTCGCCCATTACCACATTTTGCGGGTTGTGTTTAGGTATGTAAAATGTTGCTTTAAGGTTATACTTATGGAGCAGTTCGGCCAGCCGAAAATCAAGCGGATGACCATCGTCCCAACTCGTTGTAATTATTTTATCCATCCTAATCATCTGCTAAACCCGATTGGTAAATGTCCATAAGCTGGTCGAAATTTTGCTTTGCCGTATATTTTTGTAAATACGTTTGATAGGCGTTTTGCCTGTATCGGTTTCGTTTTGCAGTATCAAATGCCATCCAATTATCGAGCGTTTGTTTTAATTTCATGGCGTTGCCATTCTCATAGTGTAAGCCGTTATAACCATGCTGCACAATTAGCGAGGCCGAACTGTAATTGCCTGCTATTACGGGGGTTGATGTGGCAAAAGCTTCAATCATAACCAGGCCGAAAGTTTCGTACCATATGGATGGAAACAGTAATGCGGTGCATTTGTTCAGCTCCTGTTCAACAACTTCTTTGCTTTGAAAGCCCAGATAAGTAATATTTTTATGCGTGCGGGCAAATTGCGCTACCATTTGCTGCAATGGCCCCTCGCCAATAATGGTTAGCTTATGCTCGGAACACTGAAAGGCGGATAAAAGTACTTCTACCCCCTTATCAACAGATAACCGGCCCACAAAAAGAAAATGATCGTCGGCCCGCGGTTGGTTTGTTGATTTTGGCGCTGGCGTAAAGTTCGGTTTGGTTACAAACTTTGTGGTTAGCGCCTTGAGGTAGCTATTTTCAAACACCGTTTTAGTATGGTCGGTTAGCGTAATGTACTTTTTGGCTAATTGCCAGGTGCCCAGTTTGTGGTGCAGCCAGTTGGAAAATACGAGGTTAAAGGTTAAAAGGGACGAGTTGCGATAAACACCCATTTTAATGGCCTGCCACGAAAAACTATTGCTCATACTGTTAAGAAACGGCTTCCCGTTGTGGGTTAATGTGGCCGATGGACAGATCATTCTGTAATTGTGCAAGGTGACAAAAACCGTAACCTTAAGTAACTTTGCTGCCCATAAAATAGATGGCGAGGCGGTAAAAAACCAGTTGTGCACATGTAAAACCTTTATTTTGTTTCGCCTTAACCAGCTATAACATTTAATAAATGAATACAGGTTAAAGAAAAAATTAATGAATGTAAAAAATTGATTGAGGGTACCTTCGGGATTCTTGAAGTTTAAAAAATGAACCTTCAAATGATGCGCCACCAACAATTGATACTCATTTCTGGCAACGGCATCTTCGCCCCCTTGTTTAAGATAACTATTGTGTAAAATACCGATGTTCAGGTTTTTTATATCAACCATTTGTGCGCTTCCATTATCGTTAGTTAATAGTTGAATATATTCTATTATTTAAGGTTTTTGTGTTCAGGTGAAGGGATTGATCAAAAATGGAAAAAGCCTATCAGTATTGATGATCAAAGTACAAAAAACCAATTAGATAGCCTACATCGGCACTGAGGAATGCGGCTTGTGTAAAGCAGTTTGTAACGATTTACAAAACCTGATCTATAGTGTGTATTTAACCACCAACATGCTTTACACCTTGCTGTAAAAGCTAATGCCTGCAGTATAAATTTTCGACCACATAGAAACATAGAACACATAGCTTTTTTCCCTTCCCTATCGGTGGGTATCCCCCGCCCGCCGATAAATAGTGCTGTTGGATGGGGCACCCACCAGTAGAAAAATACTGGATTTAAATCCAGAGCTAACTGAGTCAGCAT from Pedobacter endophyticus includes:
- a CDS encoding sugar phosphate isomerase/epimerase family protein is translated as MKQNRRDFIELCGLSGLLCAFSGAMPLLSYGKDKKDLFKISLAEWSLQASLFSKKMTNMDFPALAKKEFDISIVEYVSVFFDGKETDSAYLKELKTRTDDLGVQNHLIMVDREGDLGDIDKTRRAKAVENHFKWVNVAKFLGCDKIRVNASGKGSMNEVKEAVIDGLSKLVSYAKAQNISVIVENHGGYSSNGAWLASVMDGVGSNYCGTLPDFGNFKISENETYDLYKGVGELLPYAKGISAKTFRFDQDGNEADMDYMRLFKMIKDSGFRGIVGIEWEGNSLTEKEGIMATKRLLERVRTKLS
- a CDS encoding Gfo/Idh/MocA family protein produces the protein MAKKPTSKKIALALFMALSLHAVTNAQTKLNVAIAGLSHDHVYLIMNSYQKGEVNIVGIAERDTQLVARFKKRYQIPAQLFYNDLPGLLKKVKPDAVLAYNPISEHLAVVEAAAPLGISVMVEKPLAVTVKQAERMGQLAAQYHINVLTNYETTWYATNQEAFRLIKEQKSIGEVRKMIVHDGHQGPAEIGVSQSFLSWLTDPEKNGGGALVDFGCYGANLMTWLMDGKAPISVSAITHQIKPDKYPKVDDDATILLEYADATGIIEASWNWPFSIKDMEVFGDNGYLQAVNEHDLRFRGNAKPEYTLSKAKPLPAAYGSSLGYLAAILKKEITPVNDLSSYQNNLIVVKILEAAKTSAKTGKKVMLK
- a CDS encoding glycosyltransferase codes for the protein MFPCCNIAFYVHHHGAGHMMRTLAIAKMLPGFGITLMGSNLKAYADRIPPEYNMVNLPMDTPEDDDLDFKPLDPQGLHYAPLNIRRQRERVNLMTDFFKSTFPLLLVVDVSVEVAMLATLCGVPFITVKQHGNRNDLPHLQAYHNAVGLLAPYPEKMKDNDAPWILAKTFFAGGISRYQPQPDEAKLTNKQIAIVIGRGGTSINIPFIQHLAKTCAEWHFNILGNLELTEHDYKNVSFLGNVTDPKAILARCAIVIGNAGHNTVMEVAALSKRFIVIPEERPFDEQVVKAEILRKLNLAAIVRTDELFSTCWHDLFVDTIGLKPDWSAIVGWDAASEAANYIKRTYYSTFKNSTLF
- a CDS encoding glycosyltransferase; the encoded protein is MNIGIIAHLKHPIKKPFMGGLEAFTYEITKRLAAKGHQVTLYASEHSDPDLNVSVILSDIDYDRETFSRFRSHELSEDFISTHHAYLELMQDIDGKEHDVIFNNSLNYVPVTMATLIETPMVTVLHTPPIFELKRAMSHERKTGKVRYVSVSNSNAIAWQPYLNACEVITNGVDVGSWKYIDRPSGDYVIWFGRIHPDKGTHIAIQAAKIAGYKIKVAGSIADHHYYQTYVEPLLDDNVALLGNCDHEELNLLIGNALCSVITPCWEEPFGLVVAESLACGTPVAGIAKGALPYLVNAQTGCLTSSTNPSELAECINSAIHLQRENCRTYAEKMLNIERTTAAYEKILMDTIEQQKNVSVL
- a CDS encoding PAS domain-containing protein — protein: MTNPSDLPVSGNDPANIKLLKAALDSSISGIIITDNTQFDNPIIYCNKAFEKLSGYSREEVIGRNCRFLQGNERDQEARGAIRRAVQKGEPITVELRNYRKSGELFWNELYISPIKGEKDQITHFIGVQNDITRRKNAEENLIYERDLVEQKIQERTRELNENREYLDSVIQTIRQGLLVLDPEFKVISANHFFLKTFKVEQRDTIGRSLYELGNGQWNIEQLRTLLEQILPTSNPVLDFEVDHEFPHIGRKLMLLNAHRIELEGDFKDRILLAIEDITEIRASEVRKDDFLSVSSHELKTPLTTIKGYNQAILRLLPADVNPKIHSMVSKSARQVDRLHNIITSLLEMSRIQSGKLVLDFEPIDLNVMVGELLDEFRESHSSHVLSLQGQISAMVPGDESQIAQVIQNLITNAIKYSPDAREIKVILSEVSNYAKISVTDFGLGISMEDQKMIFDRFFRGSTIQKHFPGMGIGLYICSQIIKQHGGTLWVDSEPGKGATFSFTLPLDKEKKND
- a CDS encoding DUF2254 domain-containing protein is translated as MNIKVITQKGLKSVSVLYFKIVSSIAFIPAVVALLFLILSLVMVQFDYSDAGKAIKANAHWLTLKDASTARSIISTITGGIISLTVFSFSMVMILLNQAASQMSNRILDKLIGNRFQQIVLGFYIGTIVYALFLMSTIRDIDSGVYVPAISTYLLISFTVIDIFLFIYFLHYVTQSVKYETIIHQISDTTQRALEKNWQFSTVTQTCTLTASGLNLPANKSGVYQGFMEKPLLALCKRENLILSIDVPTGTSLIEGTPFIRFLNVQSVSRDVKDQINGTINIHGGQSIANNYFYGLRQLTEVALKALSPGINDPGTAILSLQALGQLLAFRALHYPGNTLQDDEKTTRIFIRERTFEEIFEDCIFPIWDYGKKDRMLINALHHVLSQLNQSTPRAVIKNLLAQVEKSKTQMD